A genomic window from Bacillus rossius redtenbacheri isolate Brsri chromosome 7, Brsri_v3, whole genome shotgun sequence includes:
- the LOC134534483 gene encoding uncharacterized protein LOC134534483, producing the protein MRTRLPTCTVLLLVGVAAWAGEEAESSDGEAFNQDVAERSSCRVLPEGGRTRKRSPLDAAPVGGLPAVLPHGLSSVEHHGPKAAEAAGVVSTHSAVISHGIERVVAHGPSAPLVVPVPLLHVLTKVTKTSLTVDHGGPSSVPRASHVTVVTGLVHHVVVAPVVHENMFHSHLGGHGEGLGFGGHGSGHGFFV; encoded by the exons ACTTGCACAGTTCTGCTCCTGGTAGGCGTCGCTGCCTGGGCGGGAGAGGAGGCAGAGAGCTCTGATGGTGAAGCATTCAACCAAGATGTTGCTGAGCGCTCGTCCTGTCGAG TGTTGCCCGAGGGAGGCCGGACGAGGAAGAGGTCGCCCCTGGACGCCGCCCCCGTGGGTGGTCTGCCGGCGGTGCTGCCCCACGGCCTCTCCTCGGTGGAGCACCACGGGCCCAAGGCGGCAGAGGCGGCTGGCGTGGTGTCCACGCACTCGGCGGTCATCTCTCACGGCATCGAGCGTGTGGTGGCACACGGACCCAGCGCGCCTCTGGTGGTGCCGGTGCCACTGCTGCACGTGCTCACCAAGGTCACCAAGACCTCGCTGACGGTGGACCACGGCGGGCCGAGCTCGGTCCCGCGCGCCAGCCACGTCACCGTGGTCACCGGTCTGGTGCACCACGTGGTGGTGGCACCCGTGGTACATGAGAACATGTTCCACTCGCACCTGGGCGGCCACGGCGAGGGACTGGGCTTCGGTGGACACGGCAGTGGCCATGGCTTCTTCGTCTAG